Within the Phosphitispora fastidiosa genome, the region CCCTCTTCAAGCAGGGCCAGCAGCAGGTGTTCAACACTGACATAATCGTCTTTCATGTCTCTTGCTTCCTTTTCAGCCCTGGCCAGGACGCGGGCCAGACCGCTGCCCATCGATAGAGAACCTTCATATCCCGTAACCACGGGAATCCTGTCCAGCAGTTGGGAAACCCTGCCGGCAAAGATATCCGGATTTACTCCGGCATGTTCCAGAAACCGGGGTGTCATCCCCCCATCCTGGTCCATCAGAGCAGCCATCAGGTGCTTTCCGGTAAGTTCCTGGTGATGCCGTTCCGCAGCCAGCTGCTGAGCAGCAGAAATAGCTTCCCTCGATTTTTGGGTAAAACGGTTAAAGTCCATATTTATGCCCCCTCCCCCTTATTTTTTATGCCTCAGCAATACCATCAGCATTGATTTCAAAATTACCGCCCTGTTCCTTCGGGCTTCAGGATGACCGTGGTCAGGCGCCGCCACCTCGATTACGGTTTCCATGAGGTGGGCCTCTCGCCGGGAAATAATATCTTCTTCAAAAAGATACCGAATCAAGCCTATGGCCTCGTTCATGCCAATCTGATCACCAATTTTTTCATAGACAATATCAAGCAGCTCTTCAGAATCCTCCAGAGGAATTCTGATTATGCGAATAAAGCCGCCACCGCCCCTTCTTGTCTCCACAATATACCCCCGGCTTGAGGAAAACCTGGTACTCAGCACATAATTAATCTGAGAGGGTACACAGCTAAATTTTTCAGCCAGTTCGCCGCGGCGGAAAATAATTACGCCACTGTTGCTCCGGCCTATTCTTGCCTTTATGTATTCCTCAATAATATCAGTAATATTTGCCATATGCGTCCCCCCTGCCAACCCTATTGTTTGACCTTATCTGACCTTTAATATATTATATACCCTTTTTGACCATATTATTCAAGTGCTGTATTTTCCAATTCTGGTTCCTATGCGCTTAAATTTCACATAATTTATTAGTTGCCGTGCCGCCACGTTATATTTATCAATTTTTCACCATTTTACCGGCTATATCTCTATATGATTCTATATGTTTTTTCATTTGGTCAGTAATCTGCTTTATTATATTTGACCTTTAGACCTTTTCTGACCTTTATCGACATTTTGGAAGAAAAATTCTCTTCTAAACAAAGAACTAATGTGGTAAAATGTAGATGGTTCGCCCCAGACAAAGTTTTCACCATAAAACATGGCTTGTTTGGTTATTTTTTTTGTTTATTTGTTATATTACTCCTACAAGATGCGTTAATGGAAAGAGAGGACTAATCAATGCTTAAATTATTTAAAAAGGACCTGGTCTTTCTCCACGCTCCAAGTGTTTACG harbors:
- a CDS encoding CtsR family transcriptional regulator; translated protein: MANITDIIEEYIKARIGRSNSGVIIFRRGELAEKFSCVPSQINYVLSTRFSSSRGYIVETRRGGGGFIRIIRIPLEDSEELLDIVYEKIGDQIGMNEAIGLIRYLFEEDIISRREAHLMETVIEVAAPDHGHPEARRNRAVILKSMLMVLLRHKK